Proteins from one Ranitomeya variabilis isolate aRanVar5 chromosome 1, aRanVar5.hap1, whole genome shotgun sequence genomic window:
- the LOC143793762 gene encoding low-density lipoprotein receptor class A domain-containing protein 1-like isoform X1, whose translation MASNRVSPHHQDYDTFSVSTEWDSRRSVSLHQEKDCGCCFRRRCFCITGVVLLTLGAISAFITLGVLYGIPENQTDYIPRECRTPSGQTGFLCDDRTTCVVASAVCDGKVDCANGEDESAKYCGSLPTSLPEGLVFQCANKKSWTYTDKLCNNNNDCGDCSDETAARCPPCPGWRCNTVFFTDCDCIPKTRCQDNIQDCIDWSDEIFCR comes from the exons GATTATGACACATTCTCAGTTTCAACAGAATGGGATTCAAGAAGATCTGTGTCACTTCATCAAGAGAAAG ATTGTGGCTGCTGCTTTAGAAGAAGATGCTTCTGTATTACTGGTGTCGTGCTCCTCACCCTGGGAGCGATCTCAGCATTCATCACATTAGGAGTCCTCTATGGAATACCAGAAAATCAAA CAGATTACATTCCACGAGAGTGTAGAACGCCATCAGGCCAAACTGGCTTTCTGTGTGATGACAGAACCACATGTGTTGTAGCCTCAGCGGTGTGTGATGGGAAGGTGGACTGCGCAAACGGGGAGGATGAATCTGCAAAATACTGTG GAAGTCTACCTACTAGTCTTCCAGAAGGGTTGGTATTCCAGTGTGCAAATAAGAAATCCTGGACATACACTGACAAACTTTGTAACAACAATAATGACTGCGGAGACTGCTCTGATGAAACAG CTGCTCGCTGTCCTCCATGTCCAGGCTGGAGATGTAACACCGTCTTCTTCACGGATTGTGACTGTATCCCAAAAACCCGCTGTCAAGATAATATTCAGGACTGCATAGACTGGAGCGATGAAATATTCTGTCGCTGA
- the LOC143793762 gene encoding low-density lipoprotein receptor class A domain-containing protein 1-like isoform X2, with amino-acid sequence MASNRVSPHHQDYDTFSVSTEWDSRRSVSLHQEKDCGCCFRRRCFCITGVVLLTLGAISAFITLGVLYGIPENQNYIPRECRTPSGQTGFLCDDRTTCVVASAVCDGKVDCANGEDESAKYCGSLPTSLPEGLVFQCANKKSWTYTDKLCNNNNDCGDCSDETAARCPPCPGWRCNTVFFTDCDCIPKTRCQDNIQDCIDWSDEIFCR; translated from the exons GATTATGACACATTCTCAGTTTCAACAGAATGGGATTCAAGAAGATCTGTGTCACTTCATCAAGAGAAAG ATTGTGGCTGCTGCTTTAGAAGAAGATGCTTCTGTATTACTGGTGTCGTGCTCCTCACCCTGGGAGCGATCTCAGCATTCATCACATTAGGAGTCCTCTATGGAATACCAGAAAATCAAA ATTACATTCCACGAGAGTGTAGAACGCCATCAGGCCAAACTGGCTTTCTGTGTGATGACAGAACCACATGTGTTGTAGCCTCAGCGGTGTGTGATGGGAAGGTGGACTGCGCAAACGGGGAGGATGAATCTGCAAAATACTGTG GAAGTCTACCTACTAGTCTTCCAGAAGGGTTGGTATTCCAGTGTGCAAATAAGAAATCCTGGACATACACTGACAAACTTTGTAACAACAATAATGACTGCGGAGACTGCTCTGATGAAACAG CTGCTCGCTGTCCTCCATGTCCAGGCTGGAGATGTAACACCGTCTTCTTCACGGATTGTGACTGTATCCCAAAAACCCGCTGTCAAGATAATATTCAGGACTGCATAGACTGGAGCGATGAAATATTCTGTCGCTGA